One stretch of Burkholderia sp. NRF60-BP8 DNA includes these proteins:
- the sfnG gene encoding dimethylsulfone monooxygenase SfnG: MSLSDSSADGVKFAYWVPNVSGGLVVSTIEQRTDWSLEYNQKLARTAEAAGFDYALSQIRFTAGYGAEYQHESVSFSQALLHATTKLKVLAAILPGPWHPAVVAKQLATIDHISNGRIAINVVSGWFKGEFTAIGEPWLEHDERYRRSKEFIQALKGIWTQDNFTFKGDFYRFNDYTLSPKPVQKPHPEIFQGGSSRAARDNAASVSDWYFTNGNTPENLKAQIDDIRAKAAANGHRVRIGVNAFVIARDTEEEARAVLDDIIRHAHVEAVHAFGDAVKEAGKASPEGEGNWAKSTFEDLVQYNDGFRTNLIGTPQQIAERIVALKAIGVDLVLAGFLHFIEEVEYFGRRVLPLVRELEARRQAVAA; encoded by the coding sequence ATGAGCCTTTCCGACTCTTCCGCCGACGGCGTCAAATTCGCGTACTGGGTGCCGAACGTCAGCGGCGGCCTCGTCGTCAGTACGATCGAGCAGCGCACCGACTGGAGCCTCGAATACAACCAGAAGCTCGCGCGCACGGCCGAAGCGGCCGGCTTCGACTATGCGCTGAGCCAGATCCGCTTCACGGCCGGTTATGGCGCCGAATACCAGCACGAGTCGGTGTCGTTCAGCCAGGCGCTGCTGCATGCGACGACCAAGCTCAAGGTGCTCGCGGCGATCCTGCCGGGGCCGTGGCATCCGGCCGTGGTCGCGAAGCAGCTCGCGACGATCGACCACATCTCGAACGGGCGCATCGCGATCAACGTCGTGAGCGGCTGGTTCAAGGGCGAATTCACCGCGATCGGCGAGCCGTGGCTCGAGCACGACGAACGCTATCGGCGCTCGAAGGAATTCATCCAGGCGCTCAAGGGCATCTGGACGCAGGACAACTTCACGTTCAAGGGCGACTTCTACCGCTTCAACGATTACACGCTGAGCCCGAAGCCGGTGCAGAAGCCGCATCCGGAAATCTTCCAGGGCGGCAGCTCGCGCGCGGCGCGCGACAACGCGGCGAGCGTGTCGGACTGGTATTTCACGAACGGCAATACGCCGGAGAACCTGAAGGCGCAGATCGACGACATTCGCGCGAAGGCGGCCGCGAACGGCCATCGCGTGCGCATCGGCGTCAATGCGTTCGTGATCGCGCGCGACACCGAGGAAGAAGCGCGGGCCGTGCTCGACGACATCATCCGGCATGCGCACGTCGAAGCGGTGCACGCGTTCGGCGATGCGGTGAAGGAGGCCGGCAAGGCCTCGCCCGAAGGCGAGGGCAACTGGGCGAAATCGACGTTCGAGGATCTCGTGCAGTACAACGACGGCTTTCGCACGAACCTGATCGGCACGCCGCAGCAGATCGCCGAGCGGATCGTCGCGCTGAAGGCGATCGGTGTCGATCTCGTGCTGGCCGGCTTCCTGCACTTCATCGAGGAAGTCGAATACTTCGGCCGGCGCGTGCTGCCGCTCGTGCGCGAACTGGAGGCGCGGCGGCAGGCCGTTGCCGCGTGA
- the msuE gene encoding FMN reductase, producing MSHPLNVVAISGSLQRPSRTLALTDAIVTALGAALSIDARLIELGEIGSRLAGALTRAQVPADLDALIRAIETADALVVASPVYRASYTGLFKHLFDLVRHDALVDVPVLLAATGGSERHALVIDHQLRPLFSFFQARTLPIGVYASESDFDRYQIASPALRERIALAVDRAVPQLRQHALSAAAA from the coding sequence ATGAGCCACCCTCTCAACGTCGTCGCGATATCGGGCAGCCTGCAGCGGCCGTCGCGCACGCTGGCGCTGACCGACGCGATCGTCACGGCGCTCGGCGCCGCGCTGTCGATCGACGCGCGGCTGATCGAACTCGGCGAGATCGGCAGCCGGCTGGCCGGCGCGCTCACGCGCGCGCAGGTGCCGGCCGATCTCGACGCGCTGATCCGCGCGATCGAGACGGCCGATGCGCTCGTCGTCGCGAGCCCGGTGTATCGCGCGTCGTACACGGGCCTCTTCAAGCATCTGTTCGACCTCGTGCGCCACGACGCGCTCGTCGACGTGCCGGTGCTGCTCGCGGCCACCGGCGGCAGCGAGCGTCATGCGCTCGTGATCGACCACCAGCTGCGCCCGCTGTTCAGCTTCTTCCAGGCGCGCACGCTGCCGATCGGCGTGTACGCATCCGAAAGCGATTTCGACCGGTACCAGATCGCGAGCCCGGCGTTGCGCGAGCGCATCGCGCTCGCCGTCGACCGCGCGGTGCCGCAACTGCGCCAGCACGCGCTTTCCGCCGCGGCCGCGTAA
- a CDS encoding sigma-54 interaction domain-containing protein, with protein MTSISASPRPFNLRVVAASRDPAGLQPAGHAAPVLTLPERHAPARAHAQVFADPHSLALLEQVRRVAPSDANVLIVGETGTGKELIARHVHALGARRDGPFVAVNCGAFSDTLVDSELFGHEKGAFTGAFSAKPGWFEAAHGGTLFLDEIGDLPLAMQVKLLRVLQEREVVRLGSRTGIPVDVRVVAATNVDLQQAVAAGRFRGDLFYRLNVVQLAVPPLRERPGDILPLARHFFDIYRDRLGGGPRRIDARAERRLEAHGWPGNIRELENVIHHALLVSRHDALQDTDLHIAPSCLPTAAAPAAGSSTDAQAALEHALRDLFDEGHGNLFERIEDTVMRVAFEFSHRNQIRAAQLLGISRNVLRARLIRAKAISALK; from the coding sequence ATGACTTCCATTTCCGCATCGCCGCGCCCGTTCAATCTTCGCGTCGTCGCCGCGTCCCGCGACCCGGCCGGACTTCAGCCCGCCGGGCACGCGGCGCCGGTGCTCACGTTGCCCGAACGTCACGCGCCGGCCCGCGCGCATGCGCAGGTGTTCGCCGATCCGCATTCGCTCGCGCTGCTCGAACAGGTTCGCCGCGTCGCGCCGAGCGACGCGAACGTGCTGATCGTCGGCGAGACGGGCACCGGCAAGGAGCTGATCGCGCGCCACGTGCACGCGCTCGGCGCGCGTCGCGACGGGCCGTTCGTCGCGGTGAACTGCGGCGCCTTCTCCGACACGCTCGTCGACAGCGAACTGTTCGGTCACGAGAAAGGCGCGTTTACGGGCGCGTTCAGCGCGAAGCCCGGCTGGTTCGAAGCCGCGCACGGCGGCACGCTGTTTCTCGACGAAATCGGCGACTTGCCGCTCGCGATGCAGGTCAAGCTGCTGCGCGTTCTGCAGGAGCGCGAGGTCGTGCGGCTCGGTTCGCGCACGGGCATTCCGGTCGATGTCCGGGTGGTCGCGGCCACCAACGTCGACCTGCAGCAGGCGGTTGCGGCCGGGCGGTTTCGCGGCGACCTGTTCTACCGGCTCAACGTCGTGCAGCTCGCGGTCCCGCCGTTGCGCGAGCGCCCGGGCGACATCCTGCCGCTCGCGCGCCACTTCTTCGACATTTACCGCGACCGGCTCGGCGGCGGGCCACGCCGCATCGATGCACGCGCCGAGCGCCGGCTCGAGGCACACGGCTGGCCCGGCAATATCCGCGAACTCGAGAACGTGATCCATCACGCGCTGCTGGTGAGCCGGCACGACGCGCTGCAGGACACCGACCTGCACATCGCGCCGTCGTGCCTGCCGACCGCTGCCGCGCCCGCAGCCGGTTCGTCCACCGACGCGCAGGCAGCGCTCGAACACGCGCTGCGCGACCTGTTCGACGAAGGGCACGGCAATCTGTTCGAACGTATCGAGGACACGGTGATGCGTGTCGCGTTCGAATTCAGTCACCGCAACCAGATCCGGGCCGCGCAGTTGCTCGGCATCAGCCGTAACGTGCTGCGTGCGCGGCTGATTCGCGCGAAGGCGATTTCCGCGCTGAAATAG
- a CDS encoding dihydroxyacetone kinase family protein: protein MKKLVNRPSDVVREMLEGIARQSPHLAILGDEHVLVRQPLPEPSQRPVAILSGGGSGHEPAHGGYVGEGMLSAAVCGEVFTSPSTDAVLAAIRASAGPNGALLIVKNYTGDRLNFGLAAELARAEGIPVETVIVADDVSLRGRVERGQRRGIAGTVLIHKLAGAAAARGLPLARVASIARDAAAELGTMGVALDGCTIPGADKSGFSLADHEIELGLGIHGEKGVERRAPLPADALADTLLSSIVADLVLDRDERVALFVNGLGATPDMELAIVLRAAFDNLSRRGIVVARAWAGTFLSALNMPGCSISVLRLNDERAALLDAPTQARAWPGGGLVNTRIRVAAAASQDAPPPPLDAAGRAWAARLQPALHAVAQTLIDHEQTLTDLDAAAGDGDLGASMRRAAQTILELPDTAYGTPSGALAALGAALRRAIAGSSGPFYATALLRASRRLADIAEPSPRDWAAAFRAAVDSIGELGGARAGDRTMLDALVPAVDAFSRALDGDRDPASAWMAAVEAAEQGAQETARMTPRAGRASYLGERAIGTPDGGAVAVAYWLRALQPHVR from the coding sequence ATGAAAAAGCTTGTGAACCGCCCGTCCGACGTCGTGCGAGAAATGCTGGAAGGCATCGCGCGGCAATCGCCGCATCTCGCGATCCTCGGCGACGAGCATGTGCTCGTCCGCCAGCCGCTGCCCGAGCCGTCGCAGCGGCCGGTCGCGATCCTGTCCGGCGGCGGCAGCGGCCATGAGCCCGCGCACGGCGGCTATGTCGGCGAAGGGATGCTGAGCGCGGCCGTGTGCGGCGAAGTGTTCACGTCGCCGTCGACCGACGCCGTGCTCGCCGCGATCCGCGCGAGCGCCGGCCCGAACGGCGCGTTGCTGATCGTGAAGAACTACACCGGCGACCGGCTCAATTTCGGGCTCGCCGCCGAGCTTGCGCGCGCGGAAGGCATTCCGGTCGAAACCGTCATCGTCGCCGACGACGTGTCGCTGCGCGGCCGCGTCGAGCGCGGCCAGCGACGCGGGATCGCCGGTACCGTGCTGATCCACAAGCTCGCGGGCGCTGCCGCCGCGCGCGGGCTGCCGCTCGCCCGCGTCGCGAGCATCGCGCGCGACGCGGCGGCCGAGCTCGGCACGATGGGCGTCGCGCTCGACGGCTGCACGATCCCGGGCGCCGACAAGTCCGGCTTCAGCCTCGCCGATCACGAGATCGAGCTGGGCCTCGGCATCCACGGCGAGAAAGGCGTCGAGCGCCGCGCGCCGCTGCCGGCCGATGCGCTGGCCGACACGCTGCTGTCGAGCATCGTCGCCGATCTCGTGCTCGACCGCGACGAACGCGTTGCGCTGTTCGTCAACGGCCTCGGCGCGACGCCGGACATGGAACTCGCGATCGTGCTGCGCGCCGCGTTCGACAACCTGAGCCGGCGCGGCATCGTCGTCGCCCGCGCGTGGGCCGGCACGTTCCTGTCCGCGCTGAACATGCCCGGCTGTTCGATCTCGGTGCTGCGGCTGAACGACGAGCGCGCGGCGCTGCTCGATGCGCCGACGCAGGCGCGCGCATGGCCGGGCGGCGGCCTCGTGAACACGCGGATCCGCGTGGCCGCGGCCGCGTCGCAGGACGCGCCACCGCCGCCGCTCGATGCGGCCGGTCGCGCGTGGGCCGCGCGCCTGCAACCGGCGCTGCACGCGGTCGCGCAGACGCTGATCGATCACGAGCAGACGCTGACGGATCTCGATGCGGCAGCCGGCGACGGCGATCTCGGCGCGAGCATGCGGCGCGCCGCGCAGACGATCCTCGAATTGCCCGACACCGCGTACGGCACGCCATCGGGTGCGCTCGCGGCGCTCGGCGCCGCGTTGCGCCGCGCGATCGCCGGCAGTTCCGGGCCGTTCTACGCGACCGCGCTGCTGCGCGCGTCGCGCCGGCTGGCCGACATCGCCGAGCCGTCGCCGCGCGACTGGGCAGCGGCATTCCGCGCGGCGGTGGATTCGATCGGCGAACTCGGCGGCGCGCGGGCGGGCGACCGGACGATGCTCGATGCACTGGTGCCGGCCGTCGACGCATTCAGCCGCGCGCTGGACGGCGATCGCGATCCCGCGAGCGCATGGATGGCGGCCGTCGAAGCGGCCGAGCAAGGTGCGCAGGAAACGGCGCGCATGACGCCGCGCGCGGGGCGGGCAAGCTATCTGGGCGAGCGGGCGATCGGTACGCCGGACGGCGGGGCGGTGGCCGTCGCGTACTGGTTGCGGGCGTTGCAGCCGCACGTCCGGTAA
- a CDS encoding DUF1330 domain-containing protein has product MATYIVFTRESTQDQHELDTYSSQVGATLAGHPVKVLAAYGPQEILEGDGPEGVVIVEFPSKEAAHAWYHGPEYQRVVQHRFKGARYRAVLVEGV; this is encoded by the coding sequence GTGGCGACCTACATCGTTTTTACGCGGGAAAGCACGCAGGACCAGCATGAGCTCGACACCTATTCGAGCCAGGTCGGTGCGACCCTTGCCGGCCATCCGGTGAAGGTGCTCGCCGCATACGGGCCGCAGGAAATTCTCGAGGGGGACGGCCCGGAAGGCGTCGTGATCGTCGAGTTCCCGTCGAAGGAGGCCGCGCACGCGTGGTATCACGGCCCCGAATACCAGCGGGTCGTCCAGCATCGGTTCAAGGGCGCCCGCTATCGCGCGGTGCTGGTCGAGGGCGTCTGA
- a CDS encoding MFS transporter, which produces MRYVPSWTSVSAASSTPDDATTQRGDEPHCLPRVAIAAAALGNATEWFDYGIYAYGLAYISAALFPGNTASATLFALGTFAISFLIRPLGGLFWGPLGDRLGRKRVLALTVLTMSGATLLVGLLPSYATAGWLAPAALIVLRMVQGFSTGGEYGGAATFIAEYAPDSRRGLCGSFLEFATLAGFSLGAFLMLGFALLLGDSAMHAWGWRLPFLVAAPLGLIGFYLRSRLEETPVFRELEEQAHRREKNVLAALPIRLLLVRYAKPLLLLGGLVVALNVVNYVLLAYMPTYMHKELGVSENMSLLIPLIGMLAMMVLLPFAGWLSDRVGRKTMWWISLVGLFVAAVPMFTLMTHGPLGAFIGFAVLGVLYVPQLATISAMFPAMFPTHVRYAGMAIAYNVSTSLFGGTAPIVNDWLIGKTGNALIPAYYMMAACAVGLIALLAVIETRGCSLRGDTLPGQPG; this is translated from the coding sequence ATGCGATACGTGCCATCGTGGACTTCCGTTTCCGCCGCGTCGTCGACTCCCGACGACGCGACCACCCAACGCGGCGACGAGCCGCACTGTCTGCCGCGGGTCGCGATCGCGGCCGCCGCCCTCGGCAATGCGACCGAATGGTTCGATTACGGTATTTACGCGTACGGTCTCGCGTACATTTCCGCCGCGCTGTTTCCCGGCAACACCGCGAGCGCGACGCTGTTCGCACTCGGCACGTTCGCGATCTCGTTCCTGATCCGCCCGCTCGGCGGCCTGTTCTGGGGGCCGCTCGGCGACCGGCTGGGCCGCAAGCGCGTGCTCGCGCTGACGGTCCTGACGATGTCGGGCGCGACGTTGCTCGTCGGCCTGCTGCCGAGCTACGCGACGGCCGGCTGGCTCGCCCCGGCCGCGCTGATCGTGCTGCGCATGGTGCAGGGGTTCTCGACCGGCGGCGAATACGGGGGTGCGGCCACCTTCATCGCCGAATACGCGCCCGATTCGCGGCGCGGCCTGTGCGGCAGCTTTCTCGAATTCGCGACGCTCGCCGGCTTCTCGCTCGGCGCGTTCCTGATGCTCGGCTTCGCGCTGCTGCTCGGCGATTCGGCGATGCATGCGTGGGGCTGGCGCCTGCCGTTCCTGGTCGCGGCGCCGCTCGGCCTGATCGGCTTCTATCTGCGCTCGCGCCTCGAGGAAACGCCGGTATTCCGCGAACTCGAGGAACAGGCGCACCGCCGCGAGAAAAACGTCCTCGCCGCGCTGCCGATCCGGTTGCTGCTGGTGCGCTACGCGAAGCCGCTGCTGCTGCTCGGCGGGCTCGTCGTCGCGCTGAACGTCGTCAACTACGTGCTGCTCGCGTACATGCCGACCTACATGCACAAGGAGCTCGGCGTCAGCGAGAACATGTCGCTGCTGATTCCGCTGATCGGCATGCTCGCGATGATGGTGCTGCTGCCGTTCGCCGGCTGGCTGTCGGACCGCGTCGGCCGCAAGACGATGTGGTGGATCTCGCTCGTCGGGCTGTTCGTCGCGGCCGTGCCGATGTTCACGCTGATGACGCACGGTCCGCTCGGCGCCTTCATCGGCTTCGCGGTGCTCGGCGTGCTCTACGTGCCGCAGCTCGCCACCATTTCCGCGATGTTCCCGGCGATGTTCCCGACCCACGTCCGGTATGCGGGCATGGCGATCGCGTACAACGTGTCGACGTCGCTGTTCGGCGGCACCGCGCCGATCGTCAACGACTGGCTGATCGGCAAGACCGGCAACGCGCTGATTCCCGCCTACTACATGATGGCCGCCTGCGCGGTCGGGCTGATCGCGCTGCTGGCGGTGATCGAGACGCGCGGGTGTTCGCTGCGCGGCGACACTCTTCCCGGCCAGCCGGGCTGA
- a CDS encoding MBL fold metallo-hydrolase yields MNAPIRNVQPVIARLGNEGSGELVSSRYAVRIGEVDVVLISDGVLPLPTSTMSTNVSEADRNAWFDGRFLQRDMFDWALNIALVRSGDRLILIDSGVGDGFEYFTRAGRSVMRLESAGIDLAAITDIVITHMHMDHVGGLNVDGVKAKLRPDVRIHVSAAEVAFWKNPDFSKTVMPETVPPALRKAAARFVELYGENIVQFDRTVGVAAGVSARVTGGHTPGHCVVDVASNGEKLTFAGDAIFEVNFDHPDWQNGFEHDPDAAVDVRIALFNEAADTGALLAAAHVAFPSIGHVARHGDGFRFVPVVWDY; encoded by the coding sequence ATGAACGCACCCATCCGCAACGTCCAGCCCGTCATCGCCCGCTTGGGCAACGAAGGTTCGGGCGAGCTCGTTTCGTCCCGCTACGCCGTGCGCATCGGCGAAGTCGATGTCGTGCTGATCAGCGACGGCGTGCTGCCGCTGCCGACTTCCACCATGTCGACCAATGTGAGCGAAGCGGACCGCAACGCATGGTTCGACGGCCGCTTCCTGCAACGCGACATGTTCGACTGGGCGCTCAACATCGCGCTCGTGCGCAGCGGCGATCGCCTGATCCTGATCGACTCGGGCGTGGGCGACGGCTTCGAATACTTCACGCGCGCCGGGCGCTCGGTCATGCGTCTGGAATCGGCCGGCATCGACCTGGCCGCGATCACCGACATCGTGATCACGCACATGCACATGGACCATGTCGGCGGGCTGAACGTCGACGGCGTCAAGGCGAAGCTGCGCCCGGACGTACGCATTCACGTATCGGCCGCGGAAGTGGCGTTCTGGAAAAATCCCGACTTCAGCAAGACGGTGATGCCGGAAACCGTTCCGCCCGCGCTGCGCAAGGCGGCGGCGCGGTTCGTGGAACTCTATGGCGAGAACATCGTGCAGTTCGACCGGACCGTGGGAGTCGCCGCGGGCGTGTCGGCGCGGGTGACGGGCGGCCATACGCCCGGGCACTGCGTGGTCGACGTCGCATCGAACGGAGAAAAGCTGACGTTCGCGGGCGACGCGATTTTCGAGGTCAACTTCGACCATCCCGACTGGCAAAACGGCTTCGAACACGATCCGGACGCGGCGGTCGACGTGCGTATCGCGCTGTTCAACGAAGCCGCGGACACCGGTGCGCTGCTCGCCGCGGCCCATGTCGCGTTCCCGTCCATCGGCCATGTTGCAAGGCACGGCGACGGGTTCCGTTTCGTTCCAGTCGTGTGGGACTACTGA
- a CDS encoding aspartate aminotransferase family protein, with amino-acid sequence MQKSIDALLREDRAHFMHPSTHAYDHETGALPGKIVRGGEGIRIEDHQGKRYIDAFAGLYCVNIGYGRTEVADAMYEQAKQLAYYHTYVGHASDAIIELSSRIIDWSPAGMKKVYYGMSGSDANETQVKLVWYYNNVLGRPNKKKIISRERGYHGSGIVTGSLTGLPSFHQHFDLPIDRVKHTVCPHWYRKAPAGMNEAQFVAYCVDELEKLIAREGADTIAAFIAEPVMGTGGIIEPPAGYWPAIQAVLRRHDILLISDEVVCGFGRLGSKMGAQHFGIAPDLITVAKGLTSAYAPLSGVIVGEKVWDVIARGSQEHGPMGHGWTYSGHPVCAAAALANLAILERENLVGNAADVGGYFGAKLRDAFGAHPLVGEVRSVGMLAALEFMADKDARTPFDPALKIGAQVSAAALQRGVIARAMPHGDILGFAPPLVMTRAEADEIVAIVKDAVDEVAERNLSAVA; translated from the coding sequence ATGCAAAAATCGATCGACGCACTGCTGCGCGAGGACCGCGCCCACTTCATGCACCCGTCGACGCACGCATACGATCACGAGACCGGCGCGCTGCCGGGCAAGATCGTGCGCGGCGGCGAAGGCATCCGCATCGAGGATCACCAGGGCAAGCGCTATATCGACGCGTTCGCCGGCCTTTACTGCGTGAACATCGGCTACGGCCGCACCGAAGTCGCCGACGCGATGTACGAACAGGCGAAGCAGCTCGCGTATTACCACACGTACGTCGGCCACGCGTCGGACGCGATCATCGAGCTGTCGTCGCGCATCATCGACTGGTCGCCGGCGGGGATGAAGAAGGTCTATTACGGGATGTCGGGTTCCGACGCGAACGAGACGCAGGTCAAGCTCGTCTGGTACTACAACAACGTGCTCGGCCGCCCGAACAAGAAGAAGATCATCTCGCGCGAGCGCGGCTATCACGGCTCGGGCATCGTGACGGGCAGCCTCACGGGCCTGCCGAGCTTCCACCAGCATTTCGACCTGCCGATCGATCGCGTGAAGCATACGGTGTGTCCGCACTGGTATCGCAAGGCGCCGGCCGGCATGAACGAAGCGCAGTTCGTCGCGTACTGCGTCGACGAACTCGAGAAGCTGATCGCCCGCGAAGGCGCCGACACGATCGCCGCCTTCATCGCGGAGCCGGTGATGGGCACGGGCGGCATCATCGAACCGCCGGCCGGCTACTGGCCCGCGATCCAGGCCGTGCTGCGCAGGCACGACATCCTGCTGATCTCCGATGAAGTCGTGTGCGGGTTCGGGCGTCTCGGCTCGAAGATGGGCGCGCAGCACTTCGGGATCGCGCCCGACCTGATCACGGTCGCGAAGGGTCTGACGAGCGCCTATGCGCCGCTGTCGGGCGTGATCGTCGGCGAGAAGGTGTGGGACGTGATCGCGCGCGGCTCGCAGGAGCACGGGCCGATGGGGCACGGCTGGACGTATTCGGGCCATCCGGTATGCGCGGCCGCCGCGCTCGCGAACCTCGCGATCCTGGAGCGCGAGAACCTGGTCGGCAACGCAGCCGACGTCGGCGGCTACTTTGGCGCGAAGCTGCGCGACGCGTTCGGCGCGCATCCGCTCGTCGGCGAGGTGCGCAGCGTCGGCATGCTGGCCGCGCTCGAGTTCATGGCCGACAAGGACGCACGCACGCCGTTCGATCCCGCGCTGAAGATCGGCGCGCAGGTGTCGGCGGCCGCGCTGCAGCGCGGCGTGATCGCGCGTGCGATGCCGCACGGCGACATTCTCGGTTTCGCGCCGCCGCTCGTGATGACGCGGGCAGAGGCCGACGAGATCGTCGCGATCGTCAAGGATGCAGTGGACGAGGTTGCCGAGCGGAACCTGTCGGCCGTCGCGTGA
- a CDS encoding NAD-dependent succinate-semialdehyde dehydrogenase: MLPGHPVLFKSTCYVDGRWIHSDSAATVAVVNPADQAVIGHVPMLERAQIVAAVDAAQRAYGSWRWTPQAVRSAALLRWHALILRHVDDLAALLSLEQGKPLAEARGEIRYAASFVEWFANEAKRVAGRTIPTHIDGAHLGTVMEPVGVAALITPWNFPAAMITRKAAAAIAVGCTVVVKPAHETPFSALALAQLADEAGFPAGVFNVVLGEPQMAMETLVGDARVRAVSFTGSTRVGRLVTETAAKAGIRKIALELGGNAPLIVTEDAEVDQAVRIAVGAKFQTSGQDCCAANRILVARPLYDTFVERYANAVRALKTGPAFEQGVDVGPLMHQAAFDATVARVDDARARGARIVAGGRPHALGGWFYEPTVIADAAPGMRVVDEENFAPISAVSAFDTLDEAVETANDTEYGLAAYVCATRIDTIFQLVRRLDFAMVSVNGVKFTGAPIPFGGMKASGLGREGGTEGFEPFTETKYFCLGNLGLPVAATA, from the coding sequence ATGCTGCCCGGACACCCCGTTCTGTTCAAGTCGACCTGTTACGTCGACGGTCGCTGGATCCACAGCGACAGTGCCGCGACGGTCGCCGTCGTCAACCCCGCCGACCAGGCGGTGATCGGCCACGTGCCGATGCTCGAACGCGCGCAGATCGTCGCGGCCGTCGACGCCGCGCAGCGCGCGTACGGAAGCTGGCGTTGGACGCCGCAAGCGGTGCGCAGCGCGGCATTGCTGCGCTGGCACGCGCTGATCCTGCGTCACGTCGACGATCTGGCCGCGCTGCTGTCGCTGGAACAGGGCAAGCCGCTGGCCGAAGCGCGCGGCGAGATCCGCTATGCGGCGAGCTTCGTCGAATGGTTCGCGAACGAGGCGAAGCGCGTCGCCGGCCGCACGATTCCGACCCACATCGACGGCGCGCATCTCGGCACCGTGATGGAGCCGGTCGGCGTCGCGGCGCTGATCACGCCGTGGAATTTCCCGGCCGCGATGATCACGCGCAAGGCAGCGGCCGCGATCGCGGTCGGTTGCACCGTGGTCGTGAAGCCCGCGCACGAAACGCCGTTCTCGGCGCTCGCGCTCGCTCAGCTCGCCGACGAGGCAGGCTTCCCGGCCGGCGTGTTCAACGTGGTGCTCGGCGAGCCGCAGATGGCGATGGAAACGCTGGTCGGCGACGCGCGCGTGCGTGCGGTGAGCTTCACCGGCTCGACGCGGGTCGGACGGCTCGTGACCGAAACCGCCGCGAAGGCCGGCATCCGCAAGATCGCGCTCGAACTGGGCGGCAATGCGCCGTTGATCGTGACCGAGGATGCGGAGGTCGACCAGGCGGTGCGGATTGCCGTCGGCGCGAAGTTCCAGACGTCGGGGCAGGACTGCTGCGCGGCGAACCGGATACTCGTCGCGCGCCCGTTGTACGACACCTTCGTCGAACGGTATGCGAACGCGGTGCGCGCGTTGAAGACGGGGCCCGCGTTCGAGCAGGGCGTGGACGTCGGTCCGCTGATGCATCAGGCCGCGTTCGACGCGACGGTGGCGCGCGTCGACGATGCGCGGGCACGCGGCGCGCGCATCGTCGCGGGCGGGCGGCCGCATGCGCTCGGCGGCTGGTTCTACGAGCCGACCGTGATCGCGGATGCCGCGCCCGGCATGCGCGTGGTCGACGAGGAAAACTTCGCGCCGATCTCGGCCGTCAGCGCGTTCGACACGCTCGACGAAGCCGTCGAAACGGCCAACGACACCGAGTACGGCCTCGCCGCCTACGTATGCGCGACGCGCATCGACACGATCTTCCAGCTCGTGCGGCGGCTCGATTTCGCGATGGTGTCGGTCAACGGCGTGAAATTCACCGGCGCGCCGATTCCGTTCGGCGGGATGAAGGCGTCGGGCCTCGGGCGCGAAGGCGGCACCGAGGGCTTCGAGCCGTTCACCGAAACCAAGTACTTCTGCCTCGGCAATCTCGGCCTGCCGGTTGCGGCGACGGCCTGA